A stretch of Lathyrus oleraceus cultivar Zhongwan6 chromosome 6, CAAS_Psat_ZW6_1.0, whole genome shotgun sequence DNA encodes these proteins:
- the LOC127094884 gene encoding uncharacterized protein LOC127094884 produces the protein MPQSGPFAENKLTWPQRFVSLSANSILWYKREWDTKDIIARCGEFSNVPLIGTQCCINYNPAILKRQLGYAMTSPPEERDFIPFVINIVDPLDSNVKRVRKAWTSIVRIDQEWGKKNILAKEPYYVWVKEMARVVKMSFLFYPYSFSLMPEPEPILQEDMDKLTSQIKELELENTQLRVQLNHAKERNHVLEDKGKKVYEKFEDSKKRLLLAERQRVWVGVALQEANSELDFRNEELDRASRIIKDLEILLRGLMP, from the coding sequence ATGCCTCAAAGTGGACCTTTTGCTGAAAACAAACTGACATGGCCGCAAAGGTTCGTATCTCTCTCCGCCAACTCAATTCTATGGTACAAGAGGGAATGGGATACAAAGGACATCATTGCAAGATGTGGAGAGTTCTCTAACGTACCCTTAATAGGAACACAAtgttgcatcaactataaccctgctATACTTAAGAGGCAACTAGGGTACGCCATGACGAGTCCTCCCGAGGAAAGAGATTTCATTCCATTTGTCATCAATATCGTGGATCCCCTTGATTCAAATGTGAAAAGAGTGCGAAAAGCTTGGACAAGCATAGTCCGTATTGACCAAGAATGGGGTAAGAAAAACatcctagccaaggaaccctactaTGTGTGGGTAAAAGAGATGGCTAGGGTTGTTAAGATGTCGTTTCTTTTTTATCCTTATTCATTCTCGTTGATGCCCGAGCCCGAGCCTATCCTGCAAGAGGACATGGACAAACTTACCAGCCAAATCAAAGAGCTCGAGTTGGAAAACACTCAATTACGAGTCCAACTCAATCATGCCAAGGAACGTAACCACGTCTTGGAGGATAAGGGTAAGAAAGTCTATGAAAAATTTGAAGATAGCAAGAAGAGGCTCCTATTAGCCGAGAGACAAAGAGTTTGGGTTGGTGTAGCTCTACAAGAAGCTAATTCTGAGCTAGACTTCCGCAACGAAGAGTTGGATCGAGCGTCCCGAATCATCAAGGACCTTGAAATACTATTGAGAGGTCTAATGCCATGA